A region of Candidatus Obscuribacter sp. DNA encodes the following proteins:
- a CDS encoding thioredoxin family protein: MSAPGLLAAGAKPLSLREAAEQPAKRDVQDSSFSNLLEESTRSFGVDKPREPKLEFSSDLKSAIDEAKTTGKPMVLLLTSRDCAWCDALNKELTDPRLKEMQNRAVFLKLDVNDDPNSPGRIMFNALGAKGFPTTSILNIDANGGIKETKRLNGYYSTGELKTTFNEALPGPRVLLAENKDNIRRS; this comes from the coding sequence ATGTCTGCTCCAGGTTTACTAGCTGCTGGTGCCAAACCACTCTCACTTAGAGAAGCTGCTGAACAGCCCGCTAAAAGGGATGTGCAGGACAGCTCGTTTAGCAATTTGTTGGAAGAATCGACCAGGTCTTTTGGCGTTGATAAGCCCCGTGAGCCCAAGCTGGAGTTTAGCTCTGACCTCAAAAGCGCCATTGACGAAGCAAAAACTACTGGCAAACCAATGGTGCTCCTACTTACCAGTCGTGATTGTGCCTGGTGCGATGCTCTCAACAAAGAGCTTACCGATCCTCGTCTTAAAGAGATGCAAAACAGAGCCGTCTTTCTCAAGCTGGACGTCAATGATGACCCTAATTCACCTGGTCGGATTATGTTTAATGCCCTTGGTGCCAAGGGATTTCCTACTACTTCTATTTTAAATATTGACGCAAACGGTGGCATCAAAGAAACCAAGCGTCTTAATGGCTACTACTCAACTGGCGAGCTAAAGACTACATTTAATGAGGCTCTGCCTGGTCCGCGTGTGTTACTGGCCGAAAATAAAGATAATATACGCCGCTCTTAG
- a CDS encoding M20/M25/M40 family metallo-hydrolase produces MSIATDLSAVRAYAAESRAEYEKHLKAMVDLASVSMQPELKDQIEAMGQYAYDLLKSAGATATIVKTKGYPVVIGELHHSKDAPTVCVYNHLDVQPADASEWVKAPFDMQIEGDKYLGRGTTDDKGPMLSVFYAAKYAHKHGVPINIKFIWELEEEIGSPSFHEFLQANKDALACDSVVVSDTVWVSRARPAVPYGLRGLQACLLKLKTGAKDVHSGTTGGLARNPIAELAELISRLFDAHSGEVKIPGFYDRVRPIDEDELTNFVASGFNVDNFKMAHELKSTRTDDPREASARIWAKPTFEVHGITGGYSGTGVKTIVPCQSEAKISMRLVPDQDPEQIFELLKAEVLRLNADVEITKEGSLKPYIGPFKGPFADAAREAMKAAFDVEPAFTREGGSIGAVVSMQEILGKPIMFLGLSLPEHGYHAINENFDWTQASGGIRLFVDYFERLSKIR; encoded by the coding sequence ATGTCTATTGCCACTGATTTGAGTGCTGTGCGTGCTTATGCTGCCGAGTCTAGAGCGGAATACGAAAAGCATCTAAAGGCTATGGTGGATTTAGCCAGTGTCAGTATGCAGCCTGAGCTTAAAGATCAAATTGAAGCGATGGGTCAGTACGCCTATGACCTGCTTAAATCAGCTGGCGCTACCGCCACAATTGTCAAAACAAAAGGCTATCCCGTTGTAATTGGTGAATTGCACCATAGTAAAGACGCGCCTACAGTATGTGTCTACAACCATCTTGATGTCCAACCCGCTGATGCCAGCGAATGGGTCAAAGCACCCTTTGATATGCAGATAGAAGGTGACAAGTATCTGGGCCGCGGTACCACTGATGATAAAGGACCGATGCTCTCTGTTTTTTATGCTGCTAAGTACGCCCATAAACATGGCGTGCCCATCAATATCAAATTTATCTGGGAGCTAGAAGAAGAAATCGGCAGTCCGAGCTTTCATGAGTTTCTCCAGGCAAACAAAGATGCCCTTGCCTGCGACTCAGTCGTTGTCTCGGATACTGTCTGGGTATCGCGCGCAAGACCGGCTGTGCCTTATGGCTTAAGAGGGTTGCAGGCCTGTTTGCTCAAGCTCAAAACTGGTGCTAAGGATGTACACTCAGGCACCACTGGTGGACTGGCGCGCAACCCTATCGCTGAGCTTGCCGAGCTTATCTCCAGGCTGTTTGATGCCCATAGTGGTGAGGTCAAAATCCCCGGCTTTTACGACCGGGTGCGTCCCATCGACGAGGACGAGCTGACAAACTTTGTGGCGTCAGGCTTTAATGTCGATAATTTTAAAATGGCCCATGAGCTTAAGAGCACCCGTACAGACGACCCTCGTGAAGCCAGTGCGCGTATCTGGGCTAAGCCTACTTTTGAAGTGCACGGTATCACTGGTGGTTACAGTGGCACTGGGGTCAAGACCATTGTGCCCTGTCAAAGTGAAGCTAAAATCAGTATGAGGTTGGTGCCGGATCAAGATCCTGAACAGATTTTTGAATTGCTCAAGGCCGAAGTCCTCAGACTCAATGCCGATGTCGAGATTACAAAAGAGGGTAGCCTCAAGCCCTATATCGGTCCATTTAAAGGACCTTTTGCCGATGCTGCACGTGAGGCGATGAAGGCTGCGTTTGATGTGGAGCCGGCTTTTACCAGAGAGGGTGGCTCAATTGGGGCTGTGGTCAGTATGCAGGAAATATTGGGCAAGCCAATCATGTTTTTGGGGCTGTCTTTACCCGAGCATGGCTACCATGCTATCAATGAAAACTTTGACTGGACCCAGGCATCGGGTGGTATCAGGCTTTTTGTCGACTATTTTGAGCGCTTATCAAAGATTAGATAA
- a CDS encoding tetratricopeptide repeat protein codes for MRQSKLPIFIVCSLVALTANIVFVCPGFAQSYNMPYRTGLAYYGAGNFKQAFEQFNQLLAKDPNDARLHYYAGNCLIKLGRIKEAISDYRACVMLGTDSEAAVLSKQALAVWDKPVDKNTSVAAANAQTKGGFGAAGAAASFASGSPAVASSSSGILPGRQPPVIIDVQASERARMIADNTTLQLKNLTENYKRWSKIDSDKLAFDIKSVPKRFEVDGKYVPNPDYDTIVSGLKQDAENKANSMQSEYQRRVREISEDSKKRQETIIAEGANVKAMYARDSGFSRMMPHGSNLYVRNYLNQSGMDDSPELVQSQRQPLPPALSAVAQPLRFGRQGPGKVLPPLR; via the coding sequence GTGAGACAGAGCAAATTACCAATCTTTATCGTTTGCTCGCTGGTCGCCCTGACTGCCAATATTGTCTTTGTTTGTCCGGGTTTTGCCCAGAGCTATAACATGCCATACCGTACCGGGTTGGCTTACTACGGGGCGGGTAATTTTAAACAAGCTTTTGAACAATTCAATCAGCTCCTTGCTAAAGACCCAAATGACGCCAGGCTGCACTACTATGCCGGCAACTGTCTGATTAAGCTTGGTCGCATCAAAGAAGCAATCAGTGACTACCGCGCTTGTGTCATGCTCGGTACTGATAGTGAAGCAGCCGTGCTTTCTAAGCAAGCTTTAGCGGTCTGGGATAAGCCAGTAGATAAAAATACTTCAGTGGCTGCGGCTAATGCTCAGACTAAGGGTGGTTTTGGTGCTGCTGGCGCTGCTGCTTCTTTCGCTTCGGGCTCGCCGGCTGTTGCTTCTAGTTCTTCTGGTATTTTGCCTGGCAGACAGCCGCCAGTGATAATCGATGTCCAGGCCAGCGAGCGCGCCCGCATGATTGCTGACAACACAACGCTGCAGCTCAAAAATCTCACCGAAAACTATAAACGCTGGTCAAAGATTGATAGTGACAAACTGGCTTTTGATATTAAGAGTGTGCCAAAGCGATTTGAGGTAGATGGCAAATATGTGCCCAATCCTGACTATGACACTATTGTCAGTGGGCTCAAGCAAGATGCCGAAAACAAAGCGAACAGTATGCAATCTGAATATCAGAGACGTGTCAGAGAAATCTCTGAGGATAGCAAAAAACGCCAGGAAACGATTATCGCCGAAGGCGCCAATGTCAAAGCAATGTATGCCAGGGATAGCGGCTTTAGCCGTATGATGCCTCATGGCTCCAATCTCTATGTGCGTAACTATCTCAATCAGTCCGGAATGGATGATAGTCCGGAGCTTGTGCAATCACAAAGACAACCGTTACCACCAGCACTCTCTGCAGTCGCTCAACCCCTGCGTTTTGGCCGGCAAGGTCCAGGAAAGGTTTTGCCACCACTGCGCTGA
- a CDS encoding sulfite exporter TauE/SafE family protein codes for MHEFLQYGLIAIISFLATLIGSMSGGGSSLIATPLWLMLGFPLPVALSSNMVNGALWSIVAARTYLRGHDVDWRLIRMFIGFGLLGAFVGTKAITLGDVHVLKRIFGVCITLVVALAYFKKDFGLNAHEPRLSRWQTSLFALPLGFYESFFGSGNGFFTSAVLTTARGFVLLEALGYYYTIACVWCVFASSIYVASGHYDLKLILPAICGSVLGASVGSRLGKKHGSKFVKNIFMAIGGLLGLKLLLGF; via the coding sequence ATGCACGAATTTTTGCAATATGGTCTGATTGCTATAATCTCATTTTTGGCGACACTTATTGGTTCGATGAGTGGTGGTGGCTCCAGTCTTATTGCTACGCCATTATGGTTGATGCTGGGCTTTCCACTTCCGGTGGCGCTTTCTTCTAATATGGTTAATGGCGCGCTCTGGAGTATTGTCGCTGCTCGTACTTATTTGCGTGGCCATGATGTAGATTGGCGACTGATCAGGATGTTTATCGGCTTTGGCTTGCTTGGTGCCTTTGTCGGTACCAAAGCAATTACACTGGGTGATGTCCATGTATTAAAGCGTATCTTTGGCGTCTGCATCACTCTGGTGGTGGCGCTGGCATATTTTAAAAAGGACTTTGGGCTAAATGCTCATGAGCCGCGCTTGAGCCGCTGGCAGACCAGTCTTTTTGCTTTGCCTCTGGGTTTTTATGAGTCGTTTTTTGGATCAGGCAATGGCTTTTTTACATCTGCTGTTTTGACCACAGCTCGTGGTTTTGTTTTACTTGAAGCACTGGGGTATTACTACACAATAGCCTGTGTCTGGTGCGTTTTTGCCTCATCAATCTACGTCGCCAGTGGACACTATGATCTCAAATTGATCCTGCCAGCTATCTGTGGCTCAGTACTGGGTGCATCAGTTGGTTCACGTCTTGGTAAAAAGCACGGCTCTAAGTTTGTCAAAAACATCTTTATGGCTATTGGTGGGTTGCTTGGACTTAAACTTTTGCTTGGCTTCTAA
- a CDS encoding phytanoyl-CoA dioxygenase family protein, with the protein MQKLKDWTLTDLPQNGFALVESYVGSQELSQIESALSQLHQDASAGMRHLLKRSLGLRRFARSESMINLASTALGRTAKPVKAILFDKTAATNWYVTWHQDLTIAVKERRDVEGFGTWSIKDGIDHVQPPAAVLSQIVALRVHLDACPVDNGAIKFISGSHLSGVLEPVAIALLRDNQPHVVLPAHKGDIIAMSPLVLHSSSQSTNPDHRRVLHIEYAACELPGGLKFAEGSGLDGVELIMA; encoded by the coding sequence ATGCAAAAGCTAAAAGACTGGACACTGACTGACCTGCCCCAAAACGGCTTTGCACTGGTCGAGTCTTATGTGGGCTCACAAGAGCTGAGCCAAATTGAAAGTGCTCTCAGTCAATTGCATCAAGATGCTAGCGCTGGTATGAGACATTTGCTTAAGCGCTCCCTGGGGCTGCGCCGCTTTGCTCGCTCGGAGTCTATGATTAACCTTGCCTCCACTGCATTGGGGCGCACGGCCAAGCCTGTCAAAGCCATACTCTTTGATAAGACTGCTGCTACCAATTGGTATGTTACCTGGCATCAGGATCTTACTATCGCCGTCAAAGAGCGCCGTGATGTTGAGGGCTTTGGCACCTGGTCTATCAAAGATGGGATTGACCATGTGCAGCCACCAGCGGCGGTGCTATCGCAAATAGTGGCTTTGCGTGTGCATCTCGATGCCTGTCCGGTTGATAATGGGGCGATAAAGTTTATTAGTGGCTCACATCTATCTGGTGTGCTTGAGCCAGTCGCTATCGCTTTGTTGCGCGATAACCAGCCCCATGTGGTTTTACCCGCCCACAAGGGCGATATCATCGCCATGTCGCCTCTTGTTTTGCATAGCTCATCGCAGTCGACCAATCCAGACCACCGCCGGGTCTTGCATATCGAGTATGCCGCCTGTGAGTTACCCGGTGGGCTCAAGTTTGCCGAGGGCAGTGGGCTTGATGGAGTGGAGCTAATTATGGCTTGA
- a CDS encoding VWA domain-containing protein, whose translation MKLIAILTTLMLSIAPAFAGGTLVLKGRVDELALFCMAAGVVLDSTTIPTRVTRVKPGTAAYYSGVMEGDKVLKVITAADKLTLMLDRQGKRYEAQIPINMAAVRSRLAELEREDKLKFERGATTNVTKPPVTLSVQKATLDETKLAKAIAPYDIVILVDRSGSMNGGLGIGPQDITRWTWCRRALAGFAQFCQDRLPEGARQLTIIPFNSNFEEFKTNTPQALEHVFDSFVPEGGTNIYAPLNHVFRQHFSAGDKTRHPLLIVVMTDGLPNEGDNVQDLIISASKMVKDPSELVITFMEVGKTAESEELVDLLDHGLLHRGASLDLVTSHKFEHLVYDQAGLKRALLDAISRGGN comes from the coding sequence TTGAAACTCATCGCAATACTAACGACCCTGATGCTCAGCATTGCTCCAGCTTTTGCTGGTGGCACGCTGGTACTCAAAGGTCGTGTGGATGAGCTTGCTCTCTTTTGTATGGCTGCTGGTGTGGTCCTGGATAGTACCACCATCCCCACTCGTGTGACCCGGGTCAAACCAGGCACGGCTGCTTACTATAGCGGTGTCATGGAAGGCGACAAAGTACTCAAAGTAATAACTGCTGCCGACAAACTCACTCTCATGCTCGATAGACAGGGCAAAAGGTATGAGGCTCAAATACCTATAAATATGGCTGCTGTGCGCTCGCGCCTGGCAGAATTAGAGCGCGAGGATAAACTCAAATTTGAACGTGGTGCCACTACTAATGTGACTAAACCGCCAGTCACATTGAGTGTGCAAAAGGCTACGCTAGACGAGACTAAGCTGGCTAAAGCAATAGCCCCTTATGACATAGTAATCCTGGTGGACCGCTCTGGATCTATGAATGGTGGACTTGGTATTGGACCACAAGATATCACCAGATGGACCTGGTGCAGGCGGGCGCTAGCTGGTTTTGCCCAATTTTGTCAGGACAGGCTGCCTGAGGGAGCAAGACAGCTGACGATTATCCCTTTTAATAGCAATTTTGAAGAGTTTAAAACTAACACTCCCCAGGCTCTTGAGCATGTTTTTGATAGTTTTGTGCCTGAGGGTGGCACCAATATTTATGCTCCTCTAAATCATGTCTTCCGCCAGCATTTTAGTGCTGGAGACAAAACCAGGCACCCCCTACTTATTGTTGTTATGACTGATGGTTTGCCTAACGAAGGCGACAATGTCCAGGACCTAATTATCTCGGCATCTAAGATGGTCAAGGACCCATCAGAGCTGGTTATCACCTTTATGGAAGTAGGCAAAACAGCAGAGTCTGAGGAGTTAGTGGACCTGCTAGATCATGGATTATTGCACCGTGGAGCATCGTTAGACCTGGTCACATCCCACAAGTTTGAGCATCTTGTCTATGATCAAGCTGGACTCAAAAGAGCCCTGCTCGATGCCATCAGTCGTGGTGGCAATTAA
- a CDS encoding acyl--CoA ligase, whose amino-acid sequence MQAQLEKAKSLVEILVRPSSNPLGKNNPAFILHRGGEEREVNYDALDHLTSQAEVLLRSINVGIGDKIVLISPNSPELFATMLAGFRVGAIVCPVDFRMTAAELVNIAKRIGVKAVVTERRLMKEIDKIEADLKDTDIKIVDLADVAKQDKEAAIKSSLVDYKSLKDPAFLILTSGTTGMPKGALHDLESLVLNIDELAQMAELTQGFKVVLPVPLSHVLGLEVTLAALLSGCTVIMSDMTIEGIIASNNKFKPEFLVGVPTIYGAMLSLDKTQVDFSSAKVLLCGGAPLTASLADQFETKHGKRLNNGYGSTESKIIAVNLSGPIESVGKIVPSCTIKILDGQGKELPDGEEGEIVICGPMLMLGYIGQTDETGKVIEGTCYHTGDIGHMDKGYLFISGRAKEMINVAGNKVFPAEVEGALKNCPRVKEVAVIGVENSKLGQIVKAHIVTTDESLSNDLKNESTAKAAKATLKEKLREFCGQNLKRELRPMEWVFYPADHVLPRTLSGKIDKKQLS is encoded by the coding sequence ATGCAAGCCCAACTAGAAAAAGCAAAGTCGCTGGTCGAAATCCTCGTCAGACCGTCATCTAACCCGCTCGGCAAAAATAATCCGGCATTTATTTTGCACCGCGGTGGCGAAGAAAGAGAAGTCAATTACGATGCCCTCGACCACCTGACATCGCAAGCTGAGGTTCTCCTCAGAAGTATTAATGTTGGCATTGGCGACAAAATCGTCCTGATTTCTCCAAACAGCCCAGAACTATTCGCCACCATGCTAGCTGGCTTCAGAGTAGGCGCCATAGTTTGTCCAGTGGACTTCCGCATGACAGCCGCCGAGCTGGTCAATATCGCCAAGCGCATCGGTGTCAAAGCAGTCGTCACCGAAAGACGTCTGATGAAAGAAATCGACAAAATCGAAGCCGATCTAAAAGACACCGATATAAAGATTGTCGACCTGGCTGATGTCGCCAAACAGGACAAAGAAGCTGCCATAAAATCCAGCCTGGTGGACTATAAGAGCCTCAAAGATCCAGCCTTTTTGATATTAACCTCAGGCACCACGGGCATGCCTAAAGGTGCTCTCCATGACCTGGAGTCACTGGTACTCAATATCGATGAGCTAGCCCAAATGGCTGAGCTGACTCAAGGCTTTAAAGTCGTCCTGCCCGTACCACTGAGTCACGTCCTTGGTCTGGAAGTGACACTGGCAGCACTGCTTAGCGGCTGTACTGTAATTATGTCGGACATGACCATTGAGGGCATAATTGCCTCCAATAATAAGTTTAAGCCGGAGTTTTTGGTGGGTGTACCCACCATCTACGGTGCCATGCTCTCACTCGATAAAACTCAAGTCGACTTTAGCTCAGCCAAAGTACTACTCTGTGGTGGAGCGCCTCTGACAGCATCCCTGGCCGATCAATTTGAGACTAAGCACGGTAAACGTCTCAACAATGGCTACGGCTCCACTGAGTCTAAAATAATCGCCGTCAATCTCTCCGGTCCCATCGAATCAGTGGGCAAAATAGTGCCCAGCTGTACTATCAAGATACTGGATGGACAGGGCAAAGAACTACCTGACGGTGAAGAAGGCGAAATCGTCATTTGTGGACCGATGCTGATGCTCGGCTATATTGGTCAAACTGACGAAACAGGCAAAGTTATCGAAGGCACCTGCTATCACACCGGCGACATTGGTCATATGGATAAGGGCTATCTCTTTATCAGTGGCCGCGCCAAAGAAATGATCAATGTGGCTGGCAATAAAGTCTTCCCCGCTGAGGTAGAAGGCGCACTCAAAAACTGCCCCCGCGTCAAAGAAGTGGCCGTAATTGGAGTAGAAAACTCCAAGCTCGGTCAGATAGTCAAAGCCCATATCGTCACCACCGACGAGTCTTTGTCTAACGACCTCAAAAACGAGAGCACAGCCAAAGCAGCAAAGGCCACACTCAAAGAAAAATTACGTGAGTTTTGCGGCCAAAATCTCAAACGAGAATTGCGCCCAATGGAATGGGTCTTTTACCCAGCCGATCATGTGCTGCCGCGTACCCTATCAGGCAAAATAGACAAAAAGCAACTCTCTTAA
- a CDS encoding ribonuclease J, translating to MSISVSGFSDLDYNGLYAIPLGGQSELGLVIWLFIHQGQILIVDAGASYPARRLPGVDLILPNTTFLETNESHILAQVVTNGHEEHLGALTYLLQHVKLPQILCPRFVGALIDQNIFDLYGTGKAGKPPVEICDLKKEYKVGPFVIEFIESNNSIADACALRISCQAGTVLYTSSFKIDQTPVDGGMLDVGRLSQIGDEGVSLLVSCSTNVEGEGYSASEKVVAKTIEKVSLSSKGRLIVVMPGTNTHRLQVLFDVAAKTKRKVYLVGESLHKVAVSAAISGHLIYDRSIEGDVSALDTASDRDVLVITSSKEADPINVLEALAEGEHDVISLKSGDSLIFSSDVVPGQARRMAHILDNLLIQAVNINWGAKQKVHVSRYGAKEELKLMLSIAKPRYFAPAIGEARHIAQHGDLGVYFNLDEKSVFNLQNGDILEIKNGMARTVGQIESSAVMFNREQGERVTTASVKERQALSLEGVLTVALTLDSQGIVSGPSIECGAAGFLLTNDWIKVQEDLKSTVLDTVVRIAGERQGDERDSGPYLRSAIREAVVKVLRNKLSAKPTVQVLVHQI from the coding sequence ATGAGTATTTCAGTAAGCGGTTTTTCGGATCTTGACTACAATGGGCTCTATGCCATCCCTCTGGGTGGGCAAAGTGAGCTTGGTCTGGTTATCTGGCTCTTTATCCATCAAGGTCAGATTTTAATTGTTGATGCTGGCGCAAGCTATCCAGCCAGGCGCCTGCCTGGTGTCGATTTGATTTTGCCCAATACAACCTTTTTAGAAACCAACGAAAGCCATATCCTTGCTCAAGTAGTCACTAATGGTCATGAGGAGCATCTTGGTGCTCTTACTTATCTTTTGCAGCACGTCAAATTACCGCAGATACTTTGTCCGCGTTTTGTCGGGGCTTTGATTGATCAAAATATTTTTGACCTCTACGGTACCGGCAAAGCTGGCAAACCACCTGTTGAGATTTGCGATCTCAAAAAAGAGTATAAAGTAGGTCCTTTTGTTATCGAGTTTATCGAGAGCAATAATTCTATTGCTGATGCCTGCGCCCTGCGCATCAGCTGTCAGGCTGGTACAGTGCTTTATACCTCCAGCTTTAAGATAGATCAAACACCAGTAGATGGCGGCATGCTCGATGTGGGCAGACTATCCCAAATAGGTGATGAGGGTGTCTCACTACTGGTATCTTGCTCAACAAATGTCGAAGGTGAAGGTTACTCGGCCTCCGAAAAAGTCGTCGCTAAAACAATCGAAAAGGTCTCCTTGAGCTCAAAGGGACGACTTATTGTCGTTATGCCTGGCACCAATACCCACAGGCTGCAAGTGCTGTTTGATGTGGCTGCTAAGACAAAACGCAAAGTCTATCTCGTTGGTGAGTCACTCCATAAAGTGGCTGTCAGTGCCGCTATCTCCGGGCACCTCATTTACGACCGCAGTATCGAGGGCGATGTCAGCGCCCTGGATACTGCCAGTGACCGCGATGTGCTAGTCATCACTAGCTCAAAAGAAGCCGACCCAATCAATGTACTGGAAGCTCTCGCTGAGGGGGAGCACGATGTGATATCGCTCAAGAGCGGTGACTCACTGATATTTAGTAGCGATGTGGTACCAGGTCAAGCCAGACGGATGGCTCATATTCTCGACAATCTCCTGATCCAGGCAGTCAATATAAATTGGGGCGCAAAACAAAAAGTGCATGTCTCCAGATATGGTGCCAAAGAAGAATTAAAGCTCATGCTCTCAATCGCCAAACCGCGCTACTTTGCTCCTGCCATAGGCGAAGCGAGGCATATTGCTCAACACGGCGATCTCGGTGTCTACTTTAATCTAGACGAAAAGTCAGTCTTTAATCTGCAAAATGGCGACATCCTCGAAATCAAAAACGGTATGGCTCGCACAGTTGGTCAAATTGAATCATCGGCCGTTATGTTTAACCGTGAACAGGGCGAAAGAGTAACGACAGCCTCGGTTAAAGAGAGGCAGGCCTTATCTCTGGAGGGCGTGCTTACAGTGGCGCTCACTCTCGATAGCCAGGGTATAGTTAGCGGACCCAGTATCGAATGTGGTGCAGCCGGATTTCTTTTGACAAATGACTGGATCAAAGTACAAGAAGATCTTAAGAGCACCGTACTTGATACCGTAGTGCGCATCGCAGGCGAGCGTCAGGGCGATGAAAGGGATAGCGGACCATATCTGAGATCGGCTATCCGTGAGGCTGTAGTCAAAGTTTTGCGCAACAAACTATCGGCTAAGCCAACAGTACAAGTACTCGTGCATCAAATCTGA
- a CDS encoding HD domain-containing protein, which yields MGTSLDVVAQELDVLRYSAMMHDYGKIGVPEEILWKDGRLTPEEYAKVQKHASITYELLINLPFTKRLQSVPYVASCHHEKLDGTGYYRGLKGEEIPFLSRIIAVADVFDALTSVRHYRNRMPVEKVAEILESGKGNHFDKKCVDTFNRMPCDRVLMVMESERERTASEDLSIFKHISWQRLVEIVSGSKPKRGEDGVKESFDKLYNFGLPENYKALD from the coding sequence TTGGGCACCAGTCTCGATGTCGTAGCTCAGGAGCTGGATGTGCTGAGATACTCAGCGATGATGCATGACTATGGCAAAATCGGCGTGCCTGAAGAAATCCTCTGGAAAGACGGTCGTCTCACCCCCGAAGAATACGCCAAAGTACAAAAGCACGCCTCCATCACTTATGAGCTGTTAATAAACTTGCCATTTACAAAACGGCTCCAGTCAGTGCCCTATGTAGCCAGTTGCCATCACGAAAAACTTGACGGCACAGGCTATTACCGCGGTCTCAAAGGTGAGGAAATCCCCTTTTTGTCACGCATCATCGCTGTTGCTGACGTATTTGATGCCCTGACATCGGTGAGACATTACCGCAATCGCATGCCTGTCGAAAAAGTCGCCGAAATCCTGGAATCAGGCAAAGGCAATCATTTTGACAAAAAATGTGTCGATACTTTTAACCGCATGCCCTGTGACCGAGTGCTGATGGTCATGGAGAGTGAACGCGAGCGCACTGCTAGCGAAGACTTGAGTATCTTTAAGCACATTAGCTGGCAGCGCCTGGTCGAAATCGTCTCGGGCTCCAAGCCAAAACGCGGCGAAGACGGCGTCAAAGAGAGCTTTGACAAACTCTATAATTTTGGCTTGCCCGAAAATTACAAAGCGCTCGACTAA
- a CDS encoding GAF domain-containing protein, which yields MVKGQHDGHSHGAEGHESASAVNAQGKSVIDLRTFEEDLNKREIGLIEREIKSLRLQEELDRLRPLSGLYRVVKAMATERKLDSLLDTITRETQAIVKCDRCSVFVLDQDKGELWTQVAQGLVGVRTIRLPLSSTAIVSHCARSGKIINIPDAYQDPRFDPAVDKQTGYKTRSVLCVPMRNREGSVIGVFQVLNKLSGPFTSEDEDWLEALTAVASGFD from the coding sequence ATGGTCAAGGGACAGCATGATGGACACTCGCACGGAGCAGAAGGGCACGAGAGTGCATCTGCCGTTAACGCTCAGGGCAAAAGTGTAATCGACCTGAGGACCTTTGAAGAAGACCTCAACAAACGCGAAATCGGGCTAATCGAGCGCGAAATCAAATCATTGCGCCTGCAAGAAGAGCTAGATCGTTTGAGACCACTCTCCGGTCTTTATCGTGTCGTCAAAGCCATGGCCACTGAGCGCAAGCTCGACAGTTTGCTCGACACAATCACCAGAGAGACTCAGGCTATCGTCAAATGCGACCGCTGCTCGGTCTTTGTCCTGGATCAAGACAAAGGAGAGCTCTGGACCCAGGTGGCCCAGGGGCTTGTTGGCGTGCGCACCATTCGTTTGCCTCTATCGAGCACAGCCATTGTCAGTCACTGTGCTCGTTCTGGCAAAATCATCAATATCCCCGACGCTTATCAAGACCCGCGTTTTGACCCGGCTGTAGACAAACAGACCGGCTACAAAACTCGTAGCGTCCTCTGTGTACCGATGCGCAACCGCGAGGGCAGCGTCATTGGTGTATTCCAGGTACTAAATAAACTATCAGGTCCTTTTACATCCGAAGACGAAGACTGGCTTGAAGCCCTGACAGCAGTGGCTTCTGGGTTTGATTGA